A stretch of the Panicum virgatum strain AP13 chromosome 9N, P.virgatum_v5, whole genome shotgun sequence genome encodes the following:
- the LOC120690839 gene encoding actin-related protein 7, whose amino-acid sequence MEAVVVDAGSKLLKAGIAAPDQLPPLVMPSKMKLEVEDQQLADGAVVEEVVQPVVRGFVKDWDAMEDLLNYVLYRNIGWEIGDEGQILFTEPLFTPKTLREQLVQLMFEKFNVSGFYASEQAVLSLYAVGRISGCTVDIGHGKIDIAPVCEGAVQHVASKRLEIGGGDLTNLFAQELKKSNPSVNLDTSDVERLKEQYACCTEDQLAFEDIESSCQPERHTLPDGQVITIEKERYIVGEALFQPSILGLEDYGIVHQLVTSVSNVSSEYHRQLLENTMLCGATASMTGFEDRFQREANLSASAICPSLVKPPEYMPENLARYSAWMGGAILAKVVFPQNQHVTKGEYDETGPSIVHKKCF is encoded by the exons atggaggctGTGGTCGTCGACGCGGGCTCCAAGCTGCTCAAGGCCGGCATCGCGGCGCCCGACCAGTTGCCCCCGCTG GTGATGCCGTCGAAGATGAAGCTGGAGGTCGAGGACCAGCAACTCGCGGACggcgcggtggtggaggaggtggtgcagcCGGTGGTGCGCGGCTTCGTCAAGGACTGGGACGCCATGGAGGACCTGCTCAACTACGTCCTTTACAGGAACATTGGCTGGGAGATTGGGGACGAGGGTCAGATCCTCTTCACCGAGCCACTCTTCACGCCCAAG ACTCTTCGCGAGCAATTAGTGCAGCTTATGTTTGAGAAATTCAACGTTTCAGGCTTTTATGCCTCTGAACAGGCTGTATTGTCACTCTATGCTGTTGGACGCATTTCAGGATGCACAGTTGACATTGGACATGGGAAAATAG ATATCGCTCCAGTTTGTGAAGGAGCTGTTCAACATGTAGCATCAAAGAGATTGGAGATTGGAGGAGGTGACTTGACAAATCTGTTTGCACAAGAACTGAAAAAATCTAATCCATCAGTAAATCTTGATACTTCTGATGTTGAGAGGCTGAAAGAGCAATACGCATGCTGCACTGAAGATCAGTTGGCCTTTGAAGATATAGAAAGCTCATGCCAGCCAGAAAGGCACACTCTTCCTGATGGGCAG GTTATAACAATTGAAAAAGAGCGGTATATTGTTGGTGAAGCTTTGTTTCAACCAAGTATTTTGGGTTTGGAAGATTATGGTATCGTTCACCAGCTAGTTACCAGTGTCTCAAATGTTTCATCAGAATACCATCGGCAGCTGCTAGAAAACACCATGTTATGTGGTGCCACTGCATCGATGACTG GTTTTGAAGACAGATTCcaaagagaagcaaatcttTCTGCTTCAGCAATTTGCCCATCTCTTGTAAAG CCCCCAGAATACATGCCTGAGAACCTAGCAAGGTACTCGGCCTGGATGGGTGGTGCGATACTGGCCAAGGTTGTCTTCCCTCAGAACCAGCATGTCACCAAGGGCGAGTATGATGAGACTGGCCCATCCATTGTGCATAAGAAGTGCTTTTAG